CGACGCCGATTACGACGAGTTCACGCTCGACCCACCGGAGTTGAAAGTCGACCCGACGAAGGTCGATCCGGTCGACTCCCGGGTCCTCGCCGACATCCTCGACCGTCGGAACATCGACCGCGACGACGTCGACGCGGGGGACCTCCTCGAAGTCGGCCTCTCGTACATGGGGATCAACCGATACGAGGAGGCAACCGAGACGTTCGCCCGCGCCGCGCGCTTCGCCGAGGAGGACTCGCTCGACGCCCAGGAGGCGTGGGTGAACAAGGGCGTCGCACACGCCGAACTGGAGGAGTACGACGAGGCGATCGGCGCGTACCAGGAGGCGCTGCGGATCGACGACGACTCCGAACACGCCGCCTCGGCGGAGACCAACCTCGCGTACGCCCTCTGGGAGTTCGGCCACACCGAGGAGGCGCTCGACCACGCCGAACGAGCGGTCGAGATCGACCCGCGCTTCCCGCAGGCGTGGTACAACCGGGGCTTTTTCCTCTCCGAACGCGGCCTCTTCGAGGACGCCGTCACCGCCTTCGACAACGCCATTCGGCTCGGAATGCGAAGCGCCGAAGTGCTGGAGGAGAAGGCGCTCGCCCTCGAGGAACTGGGCGAGGACGAGGAGGCCGAACGGGCGCAGGAACGCGCCGACGAACTGCGCGAAAAACGCGAGGAGCGGCTCGTCGAGGACCGGTAGATGCTGCTCCGAGAGCGCGACACCCCCGAGGGACTGCTCGTGTCGGTCTGTGACGCCGACTGCCTCGGCGAAACGTTCGAGCAGGGGCCCGTCTCGCTCGACGTCACCGAGGAGTTTTACGGCGGCGACGAGGCGCGGGAGGCGGACCCCGAGACGGTCGTCGACAGCCTCACGCGGGCGACGACGGCCAACATCGTCGGCGAGCGCGCCGTGTCGGTGGCGATCGACGCGGGGCTCGTCGACGAGGAGCGCGTCCTCGAGGTCGAAGGGACGCTCCACGCACAGCTGTTGTGGCTGCGGTAGCGGAGCCGTCTCGGTTCGTCGAGGACGCGTCGGAGCGCGCGGGACCCGAGAACGGCCGCCGCGCTCGCGGGTGGCCGCGGCTCACCGACCGGCGTATGCGCCGCCGTCGAACCCGTCCCGCGAAAGGCTACGCGGCCCCGTTCTCGACCGAGTGTAACCGCCCGTGGTTTCCCGACACGCCACGGACCGAAGGTGTGTTGGTGTTCGAGTCTTTAGGTGTACCTAATGGAAACGCAGGAGTCGTACCCCCTCGACGTCGAGACGGTCCGTCGGGACTTTCCCATCCTCGACCGGCAGGTCGGTGGTGACCTGGAGACGCCCGGCGAGGGCCCTGACGACACGACCCCCCTCGTCTACCTCGACAACGCCGCGACGAGCCACACCCCCGAACCGGTCGTAGAGGCGATCTGCGACTACTACCGCGGCTACAACTCGAACGTCCACCGCGGCATCCACCACCTGAGCCAGGAAGCCTCCGTGGCGTACGAGCGCGCCCACGACCGCGTCGCCGAGTTCATCGGCGCTCGGGGGAGAGAGGAGGTCGTCTTCACGAAGAACACCACCGAGTCGATGAACCTCGTCGCGTACGCGTGGGGGCTCTCCGAACTCGGCCCGGACGACTCGGTCGTCCTCACCGAGATGGAACACCACGCGTCGCTCGTCACCTGGCAGCAGATCGCGAAGAAGACCGGTGCCGAGGTCCGGTACATCCGCGTCGACGACGCGGGGTATCTGGACATGAACCACGCCCGCGAGCTCATCGACGAGTCGACCGCGATGGTCTCCGTCGTGCACATCTCGAACACGCTCGGGACGATCAACCCCGTCTCCGATCTCGCGGACATGGCCCACGAGGTCGGCGCGTACGTCTTCGTCGACGGCGCACAGTCCGTCCCGACCCGCCCCGTTGACGTCCAGTCGATCGACGCCGACTTCTTCGCCTTCTCGGGGCACAAGATGTGCGGGCCGACGGGCATCGGCGTCCTCTACGGGAAGGAGCACGTCCTCGAAGCGATGGAGCCGTACCTGTACGGCGGGGAGATGATCCGGAAGGTGACGTACGAGGAGTCGACGTGGGAGGACCTCCCGTGGAAGTTCGAGGCCGGCACGCCGCCCATCGCCCAGGGCGTCGCCCTGCACGCCGCCGTCGACTACCTCGACGACCTCGGCATGGAGAACGTCCAGGCCCACGAGGACCTCCTCACCGAGTACGCGTACGACCGGCTGACGGCGTTCGACGACGTCACGGTGTACGGCCCGCCGGGCGACGACCGCGGCGGCCTCGTGGCGTTCAACGTCGACGGCGTCCACGCCCACGACCTCTCGTCGATCCTGAACGACTACGGCGTGGCGATCCGCGCCGGCGACCACTGCACCCAGCCGCTCCACGACAAACTCGGTGTCGCGGCCTCCGCGCGCGCTTCCTTTTACGTCTACAACACGCGCGAGGAGGTCGACGCCCTGGTGGAGGCGGTCGACGAGGCGCGACAGCTCTTCGCCTGAGTACTGCCGTTCTGCCGTCGGCGTCTCTCCGCTCTCACCTCTCTCCTCACAGTGGCGTCGTGTGACGACTTCGCGTCCGACGCCCGCCCGCCGAGAGCCGTTTTCAGCGACTGGGAAGCCACGACGGTTTATATACTCCCTCGAATCCCGCGAGTGGACCGGTTTTCAGCCGCTGGGAAGCTGGACGGAGTTATACCCACCTCCCCCCGCAATCCGCAGATGTGAGGTGAGACCGATGGCGTACCAACCTGGAACTCGGCTAAAAAACGAGTTCGCATTCGGCGTCGACGGGCCGCTGGCGGGTTACTGGATCGCGATGCTGCGCGTCCTGACCGGCTGGTGGTTCCTCCACGCGGGCGTGACGAAGCTCATCGAGGACGGCCTGGCGTTCACCTACGGCACGGCCTACATGCAGGGGATGACCGGCACGGCGCTCGGGCCCATCCCCGTCTGGATGGGAAACAACCTCGCGTGGCTCATCGAGCCGGGCGTCCCGCTGTTCGAGACGCTCATCGGCCTGGCGCTGATGGCCGGCGCCCTGACGCGACTGGCGGCCTTCGGCGGAGTCGTCTTCATGACCCTGTTCTGGGTCGGCAACGCCGGGTTCGGCCACGGGCTCGTCAACAGCGACCTGATGGGACTGCTGTTGTTCGTCACGTTGATGGTGTTCGCGGCGGGGCGGTGCTACGGCCTCGACGCGATCATCGAGAAGACCGGATTCGTCGAACGCCACCCGAAGCTCCGATACCTGCTCGGTTGAGGAGGTGAACGCAAATGTACCCCGAAGACACGATCGACAAACTCGCAAAAGGACTCGGCGGCGCTTTGATCCTCGTCGGCGTCGTCGTCCTCGGCATCGTAGAGATCATCGCGGGACAGCCCTACGGCGCGGCTCCCGTGACGAACGACGCGGGCGAGATCGTCGCGACCCCGATGGTCGACCCGACCATCCGGACCGGCCTCGTCATCGCGGGCCTCGTGGTCCTGTTCCTCTGGGGCCTGTACAAGATGGCGCTCCCGGAGGGTGCCGACAGGGACGCGCCGGCGGGAACGCCCGCGGGCGACTGACACGACGTGCGGTTCGACGTCCCGACCTGACGCGCTCGCTCGACGCGCTGTTTCGTATCGCAGTGTCTGAGTTACTCGCAGGCCGAACAGTTTTTACTCGCCCGTTCGTGCACTCGATCCATGCAGTCGTCCGTCGGCTTCCTGACCGACCTCGTGCAGGGGACCGTCACCGAGATTCAGCGAGGGCTCGTCGACGCGCTTCCGAAACTCATCATGGCGCTTGTCTTTCTCAGCATCGCCTACGTCGGGATCCGACTCGCGCTCCGTCTGGTCCACGGCGCGCTCGACGCCGTCTACCCCGCCGAACAGGACCTCATCGTGAACCTCGCGACCACGGTCGTCGGGGTGTTCCTCTGGTTCGCCGCCGCGCTCACGCTGTTGAAGATCCTGGGGATGGGGGACATCGCCGCCAGTCTCGGGACCGCCGCCGGCTTCATCGCCCTGGGCGTCTCCTACGCCCTGTCGAGCATGATCGCCGACACGGTCGCCGGGGTCTACCTGCTCCGCGACCCCGACTTCACCCCCGAGGACCGCGTCACCGCCGATGGAGTCACGGGCGAGGTACGGGATATCGGTCTCCGCAAGAGCCGCTTTCGACTCGACGACGGCGACACGGTCGTGGTGGCGAACAGCGCCGTCGAGAAGAAGTGGACGCTCGAAGGTGAGCCCGAACAGGGAGCCCAGGTGGTCGACGGGAGTCCGTAGCCGCGGTCGCCGTCTCCGTCACCTGCCCCCGTCTCTCTTCTCGTTCCCGCCTCCGCTCTCGTTCTCGCCTCCATCTCCGCTCTCGTTCTCGCCTCCATCTCCGCTCTCGTCCCCGGTCAGGCCGACGGACGGTCGGTCGGTGGCGCGGGGGCCATGAGGTAGCCGCCGAAGCCGAGGAGCCACAGCAACACCGGGTACGCGACGTAGCGTTCGATCCCGCCCAGTCCGAGGAACGACAGGGGATGCGGCACACCGAGCAGTCCGAAGCCGATGACGCTCACCAGCAGGGCGAGGACGAACCCACCGATCGCCACCGAGAGGAGCCGGAACGGCGTCGTGATCACCCGGGCGGCGACGAGCGCCGACAGCCCACCGGTGAAGAAAGTGAGGAGGGCACTGATCCCGTGCATGGGTGCCTCGCTCCCGTCGAAGACGCCGACGCCCAGCACACCCAGCCCGAAGAGGCCGAGCACGACGGTGAGCGGCCGGTCGCCGAACGTCCGGTGGACGAAGCGGGTCGCCCCGAGGACCAACAGCCCGGACACGATCATGGTGGCGTTGAACACCGTCGCGGCGGGTTCGACGACGACGCTGTTCGGCGGCCGCGTCGCGCCGAGGTCGCTGATCTCCTGTACGCCGGCGTTGTACCCCGGGTAGAACGCCTCGGCCGTGATGATCCCCATGAGCGCGACCACGCCGACGACGAACAGGAGCGCGCCGGCGGCGAACCGCTCGCGGACGTCGCTGTACTCGGTCACCGTTCCGGTCCCGCGCTCCGTGGACTGTCGGTCGAATCCCGTCATCTGGCTCACCACTCCGAGAGACGATCCCCGGGTGGATAGCGACGGACGCCGCGTCTCAGGTCGTGAGAACCGGACGCGTTCCCGACCGACGGTCACCCGAAGCGGCGCGGACCTGAGCCGACTCGTCGGTGCGGCCGCGGGCCCACGCGGGTCGCGTCGGCGGTACGTTCAGGGGACTGCGCACCGTCTCACCCTCGTATGCTCGAGGAAGTGTACATCGTGACCGTGTCGCTCAGCGGGGAGACGAACGGGATCGTCGGCGTGACCGAGACGCGCGAGGGTGCCGAACGACTCGCGGACCGAAACTCGCGGTCGAACAGTTTCCTCCGCATCGACAGCTACCCGATCGAGCGCGTCTGAGTCGCGTGCGGGCGAGCGACGCCACCGAGCGCCCGGAATCCTTTTGCGTCGCACTCGCGTACCTCGAATCGATCATGGGTATGGGTTCGGACATGTACCGGCAGCAGATCCTTGACCACTACAAGAACCCCCGGAACTACGGGGAGATCGAGGACCCCACGTTCACCCACGAGGGGGAGAACCCCTCCTGTGGCGACACCATCCGCGTCGATGTGACACTCGAAGACGACGGCGAGACCATCGAGTACGCCGCGTTCAGCGGCGACGGCTGTGCCATCTCGCAGGCGTCGGCGTCGATGCTCACCTCCCGGCTGCAGGGGATGACGCTCTCGGAGCTGGACGCGCTCGACACCGACGACGTCACGGAGATGCTCGGGGTCGACATCAGCCCGATGCGGATCAAGTGCGCCGTCCTCGCACGACAGGTCGCCCAGGACGGGGCCCGCATCCACGAGGGCGACCTCGACGTCGACCACACCACGACCGAGGAGTAGTCAGCCGACCCGCCCGTAGAGGTCGAGGTTCCGTGCGACGAAGTGCAGGCGGTTTTCCTCCCGTTCTCGCCGTCTGGTTTCGAGCCACGCGTCGATCGTCTCGGGTGCGACGTGCCCGTCGACCGCGTCGGCGACCGTATCGACGACGACCCGCAGGAAGTACGACTCGTCGGCCGGGTACGCGCCGCCGAGCGGCGAGACGACCCAGTCCGACCCGCCGACGGCGTCGAGGCCGACGCCGAGTTCGGGGAGGAGGGTGAGCAGCCGCCGCCCGGCGGTCGCGCCGAGCCGCTCACCCGAATCGTCGACCATCGTCGCGTGGTACGCGTCGACGACGGCCCCGTCGTCGGGGTGCGACGGGGCGAACGCCGTGCCGCCGTCGAACGTGATGGGGAGGTAGACGCCGCCACGGTCGACGCCCGAGACGAGCCGTTCGACCCCTCCGGGCGTGAGCAGATCCGCGAACGCCTGCGCGACGATGAACTCCCACGTCCCGCGGGCGGCGACGCCGAGCGCGTCGCCGGCGACGAGATGGACGTCGATGCGGGCCGGGCCACGCAGACGGAGTGTGGCGACGTGGGTGAACTCCGGGTTGTCGAGCGAGAACCCCAGATCGGCCGCGGCCGGATCGACGACCCGCGCCTCGAAGCCGACGTCCTGGGCCCGCGCGAGGAGCAGTTCGCACCCGGTCGCGAGCAGGTCGGCGTCGGTGTCGACGGCGACGTACGTGCAGTCGGGAACGTCGTCCCACCCGAGGAGGCGGCGGCAGAAGGCGGCCGTGCCTGCGCCGGCTTCGAGGACGCGCGGCGACGCGCTCGTCCGGAGGTCCTCGCGGACGCGGTCGAGCACCCGCCGATCGAGCGCCCGGTCGTCGACCGTCTCCTTCGCCGAGAGATACTGCTGGAAATCGCCTTTCATTCCGCCACCACCGCCGACTGGCGGTCGGCCTGGCCGTCGACGACGCCCGAGAGGAACGCCCGGACCCGCGCGACCGTCTCCGGCCACGGCGGATGTGCCTGGTGCCGCTCCAGCGCCGCCCGCCCCATCCGCGCGAGACGGTCCCGGTCGGACGCGAGCGTCGACAGCGCCGCGTAGACGGCACCGACGCCGTCTGGCGGCACGAGGACGCCCGTCTCGCCGTGGGTGACGAGGTCGGTCGCGCCGCCCGAGTGGGTCACCACCGCGGGGAGCCCGAAGCCCATCCCTTCGAGGGCGGCGATGCCGAACCCCTCGTGAGCGGAGGGGAGCGCGAGGACGTGGCTCCGGCGGAGCACCCCGGCGAGTTCGCCGGTCGAGAGGGGTCCCGTCAGCGTCACGCGCTCTGTGACCCCTCGACGGCGACAGCGCCGGCGGACCCGATCGGCGTACGTGGCGTCGGGCTGGGGTCCGACGAGCGTGGCTGTCCACTCTCCCTCCAGCCCCGACAGCGCGTCGACGAGCGCGAGCGGTCGTTTCCGAGGCAGGACCGACCCGACGAAGACGACGCGAAAGGGGTCGGCTGCGGCGCGGTCGTCGATCTCAGCGGCGGCGACGTCGGGATCGAACTGGTCGTCGGTCGGCGGCGCGACGACTGTCGGCACGCCGGTCGGTCCATCGGCGCTGCCCGGCCCGAGGGCAGTCGAGACCAGTTCGCGGACCGAGCGGGCGGTCGCCGAACTCGTACAGACCGCGGCGTCGACGCGGGAGAGAAACCGCCGTTCGAGCGCCCGGGCCAACGGCGCGTCGGCGCGCCCCTCGTCGCAACGGAGATGATGGACGAGCGCGACCACGGGCGTCTCCGCCTCCAGGGCAACGAACGTCGGGTGGGCGAGTTCGTCGACGACGACCACGTCCGTACCCGACGCGAACCGCGCGAGCGGCGTCCGGGGGGCGTCGGCGAGGCCGAACGGGTAGCGCCGCCAGGGCACCGAGTGGACGGTGACCTCGTCGCCCGCGTCGCGGAGCGAGGCGACGAGCCGGCGGTCGTACCGAAAGCCACCCGAGGTGGTGTCGAAGTCGCCCGGCACGACGCATGCCACCCGCATCTACGAGGTGGGGGCGGCGGCGTACGCGGCGTTGGCGACGTCGTCCTCCCAGACGGTGACGGTGAGCCGGTCGACCCCGTCCGTCGAGACCGCCCCGGCGAACCGCTCGTGGACGACGCGGGCGAAGCGCTCGACGCTCGGGTTGTACCCCTCGAACTCCGGGAGGGAGTTGAGCGTCTCGTCGGCGTAGCGCGCCTCGATCGTGTCGAGGGCCGCCTCCACCTCGTCGATGTCGACGAGGTAGTCGTACTCGTTCAGCTCCTCGCCCGCGAGTTCGACCTCCAGCCGGAAGTGGTGTGAGTGCAACTCCCCTTCCGGGCCGGGGTCGGGGACGGTGAGGAAGTGCTGGGCGATGAGCGGACGGACGACCGTGACGGTGTACATGCGCAGGCGGTCGGTGGCGGGGACCGTAAAGGTGCGCTCGCGGCGGCGTCCACGGAACCCGGGACGTGAGAACCGAACCAACGGTTATGCTCGCCCGTGACCAAACGGTACCATGGGGGGAGAGACGGAGACCCGATCGGGAGGAAGAACGTGGAGACAGCGTCGACAGACCGCACTGGAAGCGATCCCGCCGGTCGAGCGATCGGTCGAAGACGGCGTGCTCCGCGTCACGCGACGGTTCCGCGGACTCACTGTCGAACAGGCGCTGGGGTATCTCGAACACCTCGGCGGCGAGCGAACCGGGCCGGCGTCGGTCGAGGGTGACGGCTGGCGGGGCCGGCTCTCGACTCGGAAAGTCCCTGTCGGCCCGTCATACCGGCTCACCGAAGTGACGGTGACGTGGACCGGCCGCGAGGAGATCGTCGACCCGCTCGTCCTGCAGTTCCGGCTCAAGACGTTCCGCGCGCCGGGCTGAGCGGATTTTTAATACTCTAAGACGACCTGGAGCGTCTCTTCGGGCGACTGATCGAGCAGTTCGTACGCCCGGGGTGCCTCCTCGACTGGCAGTCGGTGTGTCACGAGTTCCGAGGGAGAGAGCTCCGACAGCAGGTCGAGCACGAGCCCCATCCGTCGTTCCTTGTCCCATCGGTCCGCGTGAGCGGGGTCGATCCGCGAGACCTGGCTGGCCTGCAGACGGATGTGGCTCCGGTGAAAGCGTCCGCCGAGATCGAGCGTCGCGGGTTTGGAGCCGTACCACGAGCCGACGACGACGCGGCCGTCGTCGCCGGTCGTGTCGATCGCCGCGTCGAGCGCCGCCGGGTTCCCCGACACCTCGTAGGAGAGGTCGGCGCGGCGGTCGCCCGCCTCGAACGCCTCGCCCGCGGCGTCGGGCGAGAGGCTCGCGTCGGCACCGCGCGCCC
This Salinigranum marinum DNA region includes the following protein-coding sequences:
- a CDS encoding DUF424 domain-containing protein, which codes for MLLRERDTPEGLLVSVCDADCLGETFEQGPVSLDVTEEFYGGDEAREADPETVVDSLTRATTANIVGERAVSVAIDAGLVDEERVLEVEGTLHAQLLWLR
- a CDS encoding DoxX family protein, producing MAYQPGTRLKNEFAFGVDGPLAGYWIAMLRVLTGWWFLHAGVTKLIEDGLAFTYGTAYMQGMTGTALGPIPVWMGNNLAWLIEPGVPLFETLIGLALMAGALTRLAAFGGVVFMTLFWVGNAGFGHGLVNSDLMGLLLFVTLMVFAAGRCYGLDAIIEKTGFVERHPKLRYLLG
- a CDS encoding mechanosensitive ion channel family protein → MQSSVGFLTDLVQGTVTEIQRGLVDALPKLIMALVFLSIAYVGIRLALRLVHGALDAVYPAEQDLIVNLATTVVGVFLWFAAALTLLKILGMGDIAASLGTAAGFIALGVSYALSSMIADTVAGVYLLRDPDFTPEDRVTADGVTGEVRDIGLRKSRFRLDDGDTVVVANSAVEKKWTLEGEPEQGAQVVDGSP
- the sufU gene encoding Fe-S cluster assembly sulfur transfer protein SufU; this encodes MGMGSDMYRQQILDHYKNPRNYGEIEDPTFTHEGENPSCGDTIRVDVTLEDDGETIEYAAFSGDGCAISQASASMLTSRLQGMTLSELDALDTDDVTEMLGVDISPMRIKCAVLARQVAQDGARIHEGDLDVDHTTTEE
- the sufS gene encoding bifunctional cysteine desulfurase/selenocysteine lyase SufS translates to METQESYPLDVETVRRDFPILDRQVGGDLETPGEGPDDTTPLVYLDNAATSHTPEPVVEAICDYYRGYNSNVHRGIHHLSQEASVAYERAHDRVAEFIGARGREEVVFTKNTTESMNLVAYAWGLSELGPDDSVVLTEMEHHASLVTWQQIAKKTGAEVRYIRVDDAGYLDMNHARELIDESTAMVSVVHISNTLGTINPVSDLADMAHEVGAYVFVDGAQSVPTRPVDVQSIDADFFAFSGHKMCGPTGIGVLYGKEHVLEAMEPYLYGGEMIRKVTYEESTWEDLPWKFEAGTPPIAQGVALHAAVDYLDDLGMENVQAHEDLLTEYAYDRLTAFDDVTVYGPPGDDRGGLVAFNVDGVHAHDLSSILNDYGVAIRAGDHCTQPLHDKLGVAASARASFYVYNTREEVDALVEAVDEARQLFA
- a CDS encoding DUF998 domain-containing protein, producing MTGFDRQSTERGTGTVTEYSDVRERFAAGALLFVVGVVALMGIITAEAFYPGYNAGVQEISDLGATRPPNSVVVEPAATVFNATMIVSGLLVLGATRFVHRTFGDRPLTVVLGLFGLGVLGVGVFDGSEAPMHGISALLTFFTGGLSALVAARVITTPFRLLSVAIGGFVLALLVSVIGFGLLGVPHPLSFLGLGGIERYVAYPVLLWLLGFGGYLMAPAPPTDRPSA
- a CDS encoding tetratricopeptide repeat protein, which codes for MTDDGDPPNRHRFSEGQGVDADYDEFTLDPPELKVDPTKVDPVDSRVLADILDRRNIDRDDVDAGDLLEVGLSYMGINRYEEATETFARAARFAEEDSLDAQEAWVNKGVAHAELEEYDEAIGAYQEALRIDDDSEHAASAETNLAYALWEFGHTEEALDHAERAVEIDPRFPQAWYNRGFFLSERGLFEDAVTAFDNAIRLGMRSAEVLEEKALALEELGEDEEAERAQERADELREKREERLVEDR
- a CDS encoding 6-carboxytetrahydropterin synthase, translated to MYTVTVVRPLIAQHFLTVPDPGPEGELHSHHFRLEVELAGEELNEYDYLVDIDEVEAALDTIEARYADETLNSLPEFEGYNPSVERFARVVHERFAGAVSTDGVDRLTVTVWEDDVANAAYAAAPTS
- a CDS encoding glycosyltransferase family 4 protein, with product MPGDFDTTSGGFRYDRRLVASLRDAGDEVTVHSVPWRRYPFGLADAPRTPLARFASGTDVVVVDELAHPTFVALEAETPVVALVHHLRCDEGRADAPLARALERRFLSRVDAAVCTSSATARSVRELVSTALGPGSADGPTGVPTVVAPPTDDQFDPDVAAAEIDDRAAADPFRVVFVGSVLPRKRPLALVDALSGLEGEWTATLVGPQPDATYADRVRRRCRRRGVTERVTLTGPLSTGELAGVLRRSHVLALPSAHEGFGIAALEGMGFGLPAVVTHSGGATDLVTHGETGVLVPPDGVGAVYAALSTLASDRDRLARMGRAALERHQAHPPWPETVARVRAFLSGVVDGQADRQSAVVAE